In one Micromonospora polyrhachis genomic region, the following are encoded:
- a CDS encoding non-ribosomal peptide synthetase, translated as MNAYELLDTLHRHSVRLEVNGDRLRVKAAREVLTPELLAELKLHKQQLIAILTGSDTDTIPRRSRPSAPVPLAFAQRQLWFLDQLAPGNPFYNNPVAFDVVGALDVPALGRALTEVVRRHEALRTVFTDVDGEPRQLVRPAGPVALPVTDLTALPGSERLHRADEAVAADARTPFDLVTGPLLRSSLLRLAEDEHRWLLNVHHMVADGWSIGVLVGEVTTLYRAYARGDASPLAELPVQYPDYALWQRQHLSGGELDRQLDYWTDALAGAPALLALPTDRPRPAVQRYHGDCHTVMVDAEMLQGLRATGRASDATLFMTLMATLSVLLWRYSGQDDVCVGTPFANRNHRAVEDLIGHFINTVVIRNRLDPDQSFAALLGEVRRRLLDAHAHPDLPFERLVEALKPERHTSYSPLFQVMLVLQNIPRGRIHLPDLELRPLSSSTGAAKFDLSVEVMEHADRLHVTFEYDTDLFDPATITRMADHFVRLLGQVAADPSTPVGELRLLGPAERQRQVVEWNATTRALTAPTNLAERIAAQARRHPERPAVVCAGARIDYATLDRRANRLAQALTGRGVRPDQLVGVYAHPSVELVVAILGILKAGAAYLPLDPALPPRRLAGMVTDAAPALVLGGGGVTPIRCDGDSAMIEVEEVVRIEDVALVEDVTLVEDVTLVEDVTLVEDVTLVEDVTLVEAEGRRDDAPDIVRHPADLAYVIYTSGSTGRPKGVAVTHGSIVNLLDHWVAQLGAAPGEAAALWSSIGFDVSVQEIFLPLTTGGTLHLVPEPVRGDPTALMSWLGEHRIVQAYLPPAFIRWIDEEPSTRLAGLALRQLLVGVEPLPEQGLHRIQEVLPGLRVLNGYGPTETAVYSTAYLDPQPLARQCPIGRPVANTRVHLLDERLEPVPIGVTGEIYIGGAGVARGYLNRPGLTADRFLPDPFLAGERVYRTGDLARFLPGGDIEYLGRRDNQVKVHGFRIELGEIEAALLDQSDVHEAAVLVDRDGADEPQLVAGISRGGAAPMLASEWRAALSRRLPGYMIPARFVELPQLPRTSNGKLDQAELLRLARANAPWQVNLASPRDQIELTLYQIWKRLLLEPNIGISDRFFDVGGTSISAIKLAHAIGEAFGETLPVHEIMLHPTIEALGGRLRRGASGKPPSNLIEFRPGDGGGRVICVHPAGGTAFCYLSLAKALPESVGVYGIQSPGVNPGEEFLPTVEAMAEAYLRQVAPLLDGPVVLTGLSYGGLVAYEMGRRLALAGRTGSSVLLLDTLGTDDPAHRAAIDPVDMAEFRDKLIKFNGMYPGIDDQQIVQYHRIYNHNRSTMREYPTLPSSARLVLLQATAGRTGEFLREVRGFWQRRGDDFRLELVHCDHWDILESAEVLRVATLLRDELDRIRGGGPLTPVVREA; from the coding sequence ATGAACGCCTACGAGTTACTCGACACGCTCCACCGGCACTCCGTGCGGCTGGAGGTCAACGGTGACCGGCTGCGCGTCAAGGCGGCACGCGAGGTCCTCACGCCCGAACTGCTGGCCGAACTCAAGCTCCACAAGCAACAGTTGATCGCGATCCTGACCGGTTCGGACACCGACACGATCCCCCGCCGGAGCCGGCCGAGCGCGCCGGTGCCGCTGGCGTTCGCCCAGCGTCAACTGTGGTTCCTCGACCAACTCGCCCCGGGCAACCCGTTCTACAACAACCCGGTCGCATTCGATGTCGTGGGTGCCCTGGACGTGCCCGCGTTGGGCCGGGCCCTGACCGAGGTGGTCCGCCGGCACGAGGCGCTGCGCACCGTCTTCACCGACGTCGACGGTGAGCCCCGCCAGCTGGTACGCCCCGCCGGGCCGGTCGCCCTGCCGGTCACCGACCTCACCGCACTGCCCGGGTCGGAGCGGTTGCACCGGGCCGACGAGGCCGTAGCGGCCGACGCGCGTACCCCGTTCGACCTGGTCACCGGGCCGCTGCTGCGCAGCAGCCTGCTCCGGCTGGCCGAGGACGAACACCGCTGGCTGCTCAACGTGCACCACATGGTGGCCGACGGCTGGTCGATCGGCGTTCTGGTCGGTGAGGTCACCACGCTCTACCGGGCGTACGCGCGGGGTGATGCCAGTCCCCTGGCCGAACTGCCGGTGCAGTACCCCGACTACGCGCTGTGGCAGCGCCAGCATCTGTCCGGCGGCGAACTGGACCGGCAACTCGACTACTGGACCGATGCGCTGGCCGGCGCGCCCGCGCTGCTGGCCCTGCCGACCGACCGGCCCCGGCCGGCGGTGCAGCGGTATCACGGCGACTGCCACACCGTGATGGTGGACGCCGAGATGCTCCAGGGGCTGCGGGCGACCGGCCGGGCCAGCGACGCGACCCTGTTCATGACGCTCATGGCCACCCTGTCGGTGCTGCTGTGGCGCTACAGCGGTCAGGACGACGTCTGTGTCGGCACCCCGTTCGCCAACCGTAACCACCGGGCGGTGGAGGACCTGATCGGCCACTTCATCAACACCGTGGTCATCCGTAACCGACTGGACCCGGACCAGTCCTTCGCGGCGTTGCTGGGCGAGGTACGCCGGCGCCTGCTCGACGCGCACGCCCATCCGGACCTACCGTTCGAGCGCCTGGTGGAGGCACTCAAACCGGAACGGCACACCAGCTACTCACCCCTGTTCCAGGTGATGCTGGTCCTGCAGAACATTCCACGCGGTCGGATCCACCTGCCGGACCTCGAACTGCGGCCGCTGTCGAGCAGCACCGGCGCGGCCAAGTTCGACCTGTCCGTGGAGGTGATGGAACACGCCGACAGGTTGCACGTCACCTTCGAGTACGACACCGATCTCTTCGACCCCGCGACGATCACCCGGATGGCCGACCACTTCGTACGTCTCCTCGGGCAGGTGGCCGCCGACCCGTCGACGCCCGTGGGCGAGCTGCGCCTGCTCGGCCCGGCCGAACGGCAGCGCCAGGTGGTGGAGTGGAACGCCACCACGCGAGCACTCACCGCCCCGACGAACCTGGCCGAACGGATCGCGGCACAGGCCCGGCGGCATCCCGAGCGGCCTGCCGTGGTCTGCGCCGGTGCCCGGATCGACTACGCCACGCTGGACCGTCGAGCGAACCGGCTGGCGCAGGCGCTGACCGGCCGAGGCGTCCGTCCGGATCAGCTTGTTGGTGTGTACGCGCACCCCTCGGTGGAACTGGTCGTCGCCATCCTGGGCATCCTCAAGGCCGGGGCCGCCTATCTGCCACTGGACCCGGCCCTGCCGCCGCGACGGTTGGCCGGGATGGTCACCGACGCCGCACCAGCGCTGGTGCTGGGCGGCGGGGGTGTGACCCCCATCCGGTGCGACGGGGACAGCGCGATGATCGAGGTCGAGGAGGTGGTCCGGATCGAGGACGTCGCCTTGGTCGAGGACGTGACCCTGGTCGAGGACGTGACCCTGGTCGAGGACGTGACCCTGGTCGAGGACGTGACCCTGGTCGAGGACGTGACCCTGGTCGAGGCCGAGGGACGGCGCGACGACGCCCCCGACATCGTCCGGCACCCTGCCGACCTGGCCTACGTCATCTACACGTCGGGCTCGACGGGCCGCCCCAAGGGGGTCGCCGTCACCCACGGCAGCATCGTCAACCTGCTCGACCACTGGGTGGCCCAACTGGGTGCCGCCCCGGGTGAGGCGGCAGCGCTGTGGTCGAGCATCGGCTTCGACGTCTCGGTACAGGAGATCTTCCTGCCGCTGACCACCGGCGGCACGCTGCACCTCGTACCCGAGCCGGTGAGAGGCGATCCGACGGCGTTGATGAGCTGGCTGGGCGAACATCGGATCGTCCAGGCCTACCTACCGCCGGCCTTCATCCGATGGATCGACGAGGAGCCATCGACGCGGTTGGCCGGCCTGGCACTGCGGCAACTGCTGGTCGGGGTCGAACCGCTGCCCGAACAGGGCCTACACCGCATCCAGGAAGTCCTTCCCGGCCTGCGCGTCCTCAACGGGTACGGGCCGACGGAGACCGCCGTCTACAGCACCGCGTACCTCGATCCGCAGCCCCTGGCGCGACAGTGCCCGATCGGGCGGCCGGTGGCCAACACCCGCGTCCACCTGCTCGACGAGCGCCTCGAACCGGTGCCGATCGGCGTGACCGGGGAGATCTACATCGGTGGTGCCGGCGTGGCCCGGGGGTACCTCAATCGGCCGGGTCTGACCGCCGACCGGTTCCTCCCCGATCCGTTCCTGGCCGGCGAACGCGTCTACCGCACCGGTGACCTGGCGCGGTTCCTGCCCGGTGGGGACATCGAGTATCTCGGCCGCCGGGACAACCAGGTCAAGGTGCACGGGTTCCGCATCGAGCTGGGCGAGATCGAGGCGGCGCTGCTCGACCAGTCGGACGTACACGAAGCGGCGGTGCTGGTCGACCGGGACGGGGCCGACGAACCGCAGTTGGTCGCCGGGATCAGCCGGGGTGGTGCCGCGCCGATGCTGGCGAGCGAGTGGCGCGCGGCCCTGTCCCGCCGGCTGCCCGGTTACATGATCCCGGCTCGGTTCGTGGAACTGCCGCAGTTGCCCCGGACTTCCAACGGCAAGCTCGACCAGGCCGAGCTACTACGGCTGGCTCGCGCGAACGCCCCCTGGCAGGTCAACCTGGCCAGCCCGCGGGACCAGATCGAACTGACGCTCTACCAGATCTGGAAGCGGCTGCTGCTGGAGCCCAACATCGGCATCAGCGACCGGTTCTTCGACGTCGGCGGCACGTCGATCTCGGCGATCAAGCTGGCCCACGCCATCGGTGAGGCGTTCGGCGAGACCCTGCCGGTCCACGAGATCATGCTGCACCCGACGATCGAGGCGCTGGGCGGCCGGCTGCGCCGGGGCGCGTCGGGCAAGCCGCCGAGCAATCTGATCGAGTTCCGTCCGGGCGACGGTGGCGGCCGGGTGATCTGCGTCCATCCGGCCGGCGGCACCGCCTTCTGCTACCTGTCACTGGCGAAGGCGCTGCCGGAATCCGTCGGTGTCTACGGCATCCAGTCGCCGGGGGTGAACCCGGGCGAGGAGTTCCTGCCCACGGTGGAGGCCATGGCCGAGGCGTACCTGCGGCAGGTCGCGCCCCTGCTCGACGGGCCGGTCGTCCTCACCGGACTCTCCTACGGGGGTCTGGTGGCGTACGAGATGGGACGCCGGCTGGCGCTCGCCGGCCGGACCGGGTCGAGTGTGCTTCTGCTGGACACCCTCGGTACGGACGATCCGGCCCACCGGGCCGCGATCGATCCGGTGGACATGGCCGAGTTCCGGGACAAGCTGATCAAGTTCAACGGGATGTACCCGGGCATCGACGACCAGCAGATCGTCCAGTACCACCGGATCTACAACCACAACCGGTCGACCATGCGCGAATATCCGACCCTGCCGTCATCCGCCCGGCTGGTCCTGTTGCAGGCCACCGCCGGGCGAACCGGGGAGTTCCTGCGCGAGGTGCGCGGCTTCTGGCAGCGGCGCGGCGACGACTTCCGGCTGGAGTTAGTGCACTGCGACCACTGGGACATCCTGGAGAGCGCGGAGGTGCTGCGGGTGGCCACCCTGCTGCGGGACGAGTTGGATCGGATCCGGGGCGGTGGCCCGCTGACGCCGGTCGTACGGGAGGCGTGA